One Salvelinus sp. IW2-2015 linkage group LG4q.2, ASM291031v2, whole genome shotgun sequence DNA window includes the following coding sequences:
- the LOC111963066 gene encoding LOW QUALITY PROTEIN: tau-tubulin kinase 2-like (The sequence of the model RefSeq protein was modified relative to this genomic sequence to represent the inferred CDS: inserted 1 base in 1 codon): MSAAATDQADILTVLVLVKERWKVTKKIGGGGFGEIYEALDLLTRVSVALKVESAQQPKQVLKMEVAVLKKLQGKEHVCRFVGCGRNDRFNYVVMELQGRNLAELRRSMTRGTFTVSTTLRLGRQTLEAIESIHSVGFLHRDIKPSNFAMGRFPSTCRTCYMLDFGLARQFTXSCQEVRPEHVGKLKDSYDHRLMLKHLPAEFTVFLDHISNLDYFTKPDYQLLLSVFDNSMKTYNVVENDPYDWERTGSDGTLTINATATTPQHHTRLTPAHMGMANASLIPGDLARENTDDVLQDEQLSDNGENNPPPDRRPGSPSMPRANQEADVWEELDRNRIRTAVWKAATEEEHSNNQGGLQSPYANLSLGSPVRVHSEMVGVSGQXGGSPLLRKLRNIHSFELDRRLTLETKPSPERFMEACSGNQQEGCGQQQEKGLAVPTGGPTGPGRGGTDRVWHNDEEFLSGGGASGSPKPVSPHSHRSLEQGEGAPSSGGFVALNLSSGQGKVDSRECVMMERPSGFPGTGMGDRTTTSPSKEEEEELELLEVPLGAGEGSTVNPSPGQVHGDRDGDLQGQPGASRQPPRVDRLELSVGPTGSLPPVTPSSPADALAEGALTQLPTSPPSLPEEVLARMSSPLLLRSPSPHTQTLLTTLSDPLHQRDPPGMSRSYSADHHHQYLLHPTSSSSYHASLPPPPHPGLGSARNQSPSGRRKLPAIPAGAASSKFPSVIRITRAQLQQLTAQQSQSGSDCAPQCLQLERRGDATAEAQQPQDNTATTDIYILPTPSQPGSPTSLDDLLADTLINGGDTQTYTKAHSPVPSRASSPRSPRSPRSPRSPRSPRSPRSPRSPRSPRSPHSPRSNSPRSPRSPHSPRLVNGHLSSPANGQGDGSGSGAFPELKDPESDQPQPDRGDGVETTDQTPALTTPSPPPSPRKDPSRRLSRIPVLLDLLPTPGSAMEKLLQKKAPHHQGGGHHPAPSLSISHRGPAVASLPHGDQLSSASDRSEKADESFLGSRSDCQGDDAPSLSSSSSPLFRKSKIPRPFNPANPAPEQESAAQYLPRPPPGRPPSRLAAEGRLKRYRIRTGSTSNSDLLTCLSQLMHHGQGGGSARGSPHHGHSSAQLVGSRMGMCSLTSSPHQHHHRSSSASPRSCSSLQRSVSSSPSRHEHRGGERGRGVCFGRSCSPPSLSGSPPPPRRSYPHHQEKCCGRQARTGSHHHHALKWKACSREERERKCSSKLSSR; this comes from the exons ACAAAGAAGATAGGCGGTGGTGGCTTTGGGGAGATCTACGAGGCGTTGGACCTGCTGACCAGGGTCAGTGTTGCTCTGAAGGTGGAGTCAGCACAGCAGCCTAAACAGGTCCTCAAGATGGAGGTGGCTGTCCTCAAGAAACTCCAGG GTAAAGAACACGTGTGTCGCTTTGTTGGATGCGGCCGCAATGACCGCTTCAACTATGTGGTGATGGAGCTTCAG GGGCGTAACCTGGCAGAGCTGAGGCGCAGTATGACGCGGGGCACGTTTACAGTCAGCACCACCCTGAGACTGGGACGACAGACACTAGAAGCTATAGAGAGCATCCACTCTGTTGGCTTCCTGCACAGAGACATCAAACCG tccaACTTTGCCATGGGTCGGTTCCCCAGTACCTGTAGGACCTGCTACATGCTGGACTTTGGCCTGGCACGCCAGTTCA ACTCCTGCCAAGAGGTCCGACCG GAGCATGTAGGGAAGCTGAAGGACAGCTATGACCACAGGCTCATGCTGAAACACTTGCCAGCTGAGTTCACTGTCTTCCTGGATCACATCTCTAACCTGGACTACTTCACCAAACCAGACTATCAG CTGCTGTTGTCAGTGTTTGACAACAGTATGAAGACCTACAACGTGGTGGAGAATGACCCGTATGACTGGGAGAGGACTGGGTCTGATGGTACTCTGACCATCAACGCCACAGccaccacaccacagcaccacacacgaCTCACCCCAGCACACATGGG CATGGCCAATGCATCCCTGATCCCTGGGGACCTGGCGAGGGAGAACACAGACGATGTTCTGCAGGACGAGCAGCTTAGTGACAACGGGGAGAACAACCCTCCTCCAGACCGCCGCCCCGGATCCCCCAGCATGCCCCGGGCCAACCAGGAAGCTGACGTCTGGGAGGAGCTGGACCGTAACCGCATCAGGACCGCTGTGTGGAAG GCAGCAACAGAGGAGGAGCACAGCAACAACCAGGGGGGTCTCCAGAGCCCGTATGCCAACCTCAGCCTGGGCTCCCCTGTCCGGGTACACTCTGAGATGGTGGGGGTGTCAGGACAGSATGGTGGTAGTCCTCTCCTCAGGAAGCTCCGTAACATCCACAGCTTTGAGCTGGACAGGAGGCTGACCCTGGAGACCAAGCCCAGTCCTGAACGGTTCATGGAGGCGTG CTCAGGGAATCAGCAGGAGGGCTGTGGGCAGCAGCAGGAGAAGGGCCTGGCTGTACCCACTGGAGGTCCCACAGGACCAGGGCGTGGTGGCACTGACCGAGTCTGGCACAACGACGAGGAGTTCCTATCCGGTGGCGGTGCCAGCGGCTCACCCAAACCCGTCTCCCCTCACTCCCACAGGTCACTGGAACAGGGCGAGGGGGCCCCCAGCAGCGGAGGCTTCGTGGCCCTCAACCTGAGCTCCGGCCAGGGGAAGGTGGACTCCAGGGAGTGTGTGATGATGGAGAGGCCCAGCGGGTTCCCAGGGACAGGAATGGGGGATAGAACTACGACCAGCCCCTccaaggaggaagaagaggagctgGAGTTGCTGGAGGTACCCCTGGGGGCAGGAGAGGGGTCCACGGTGAACCCCAGCCCTGGTCAGGTCCATGGGGACAGGGATGGGGATCTCCAGGGGCAACCAGGCGCCAGCAGACAACCCCCCAGGGTGGACAGGCTGGAGCTGAGTGTGGGACCTACGGGAAGCCTGCCCCCCGTCACCCCCTCTAGCCCTGCtgatgccctggctgagggagcACTCACACAG ctccctacctctcctccatctctgcctGAGGAGGTGTTGGCCAGGATGTCCAGTCCCCTGCTCCTGCGTTCCCCAAGCCCgcacacccagaccctcctcaccACCCTGTCGGACCCCCTGCACCAGAGGGACCCCCCTGGGATGAGTCGCAGCTACTCAGCCGACCACCACCACCAGTACCTCCTCCatcccacctcctcttcctcctaccaCGCCTCCCTACCGCCACCTCCTCACCCCGGCCTCGGTTCCGCCCGTAACCAATCACCCTCCGGGCGCAGGAAACTGCCCGCTATCCCGGCGGGCGCCGCCAGCAGCAAGTTCCCTTCCGTTATACGCATCACACGCGCCCAACTCCAGCAG cTGACAGCTCAGCAGTCCCAGTCTGGCTCAGACTGTGCTCCACAGTGCCTACAACTGGAGAGACGAGGAGATGCCACAGCTGAGGCCCAGCAGCCCCAGGATAATACTGCTACCACTGACATCTACATCCTGCCCACCCCTAGCCAGCCTGGCAGCCCCACCAGCCTGGATGACCTCCTGGCAGATACCCTGATCAACGGAGGAGACACCCAGACCTACACCAAAGCCCACAGCCCTGTGCCAAGCCGAGCGTCCTCTCCTCGCTCCCCCCGTTCTCCCCGCTCCCCCCGTTCTCCTCGCTCCCCCCGTTCTCCTCGCTCCCCCCGTTCTCCTCGCTCCCCCCGTTCTCCTCATTCTCCACGTTCTAATTCCCCTCGCTCCCCCCGTTCTCCTCATTCTCCAC GCCTAGTAAACGGCCATCTCTCGTCCCCAGCTAACGGCCAGGGAGACGGCAGTGGCAGTGGAGCCTTCCCAGAGCTCAAAGACCCTGAGAGTGACCAACCCCAGCCTGACAGGGGAGATGGGGTGGAGACCACTGACCAAACCCCAGCTCTGACCACCCCATCTCCGCCACCCAGCCCCCGTAAGGACCCCTCCCGCAGGCTGAGCCGTATCCCCGTCCTGCTGGACCTTCTCCCCACCCCTGGCTCTGCCATGGAGAAGCTGCTCCAGAAGAAAGCCCCCCACCACCAGGGAGGAGGCCACCACCcagccccttctctctctatctcccaccgCGGCCCCGCCGTGGCCTCGCTCCCCCACGGGGACCAGCTATCCTCCGCCTCAGACCGCTCTGAGAAGGCCGATGAGTCGTTCCTGGGCTCGCGCTCTGACTGCCAGGGGGATGacgccccctccctctcctcctcttccagccCCCTGTTCCGTAAGAGCAAGATCCCACGCCCTTTTAACCCTGCTAACCCGGCCCCAGAGCAGGAGAGTGCTGCACAGTACCTTCCACGCCCACCCCCGGGGAGACCACCCAGTCGGCTTGCAGCGGAGGGCAG ACTGAAGCGTTATCGGATCCGAACGGGCAGCACAAGCAACTCAGACCTCCTGACCTGTCTGTCCCAGCTGATGCACCATGGTCAGGGTGGTGGTTCTGCCCGCGGTTCCCCCCACCACGGCCACTCCTCTGCCCAGCTTGTAGGCTCCCGGATGGGCATGTGTAGCCTGACCAGCTCCCCCCACCAACATCACCACCGGAGCTCCAGTGCCTCCCCACGCAGCTGTTCCTCTCTACAgcgctctgtctcctcctccccctctcgccACGAACACCGCGGGGGAGAGCGAGGCAGAGGGGTTTGTTTCGGTCGCTCCTGTTCTCCTCCCAGCCTCTCTgggtccccccctcctccccggcGCTCCTACCCCCACCACCAGGAGAAATGCTGCGGCCGCCAGGCCCGCACCGGTTCCCACCACCACCACGCCCTCAAGTGGAAAGCCTGCAgccgcgaggagagagagaggaagtgctcCAGCAAGCTGAGCAGCAGATAG